One genomic segment of Ricinus communis isolate WT05 ecotype wild-type chromosome 5, ASM1957865v1, whole genome shotgun sequence includes these proteins:
- the LOC8258904 gene encoding mini zinc finger protein 2, producing the protein MRKRQVVVRREEPSRSSSTTSAFTVRSVRYGECQKNHAANVGGYAVDGCREFMASNGEEGTTAALTCAACGCHRNFHRREVETEQVVCDCSSPSSNGN; encoded by the coding sequence ATGAGGAAGAGACAAGTAGTGGTGAGAAGAGAAGAACCATCAAGGAGTTCATCCACTACCTCAGCTTTCACGGTCCGAAGTGTTAGATACGGAGAGTGTCAAAAGAATCATGCTGCTAATGTTGGAGGTTATGCTGTCGATGGTTGCAGAGAGTTCATGGCTAGTAATGGTGAAGAAGGTACAACTGCTGCACTCACTTGTGCTGCTTGTGGCTGCCACAGGAACTTCCACAGAAGGGAAGTTGAAACTGAGCAGGTAGTTTGCGATTGTTCTTCACCCTCTTCAAACGGGAATTGA